In a single window of the Prevotella melaninogenica genome:
- a CDS encoding 2-C-methyl-D-erythritol 4-phosphate cytidylyltransferase, with the protein MNIAVIFAGGSGLRMHTKSRPKQFLDLNGKPIIIYTLELFDNHPNIDAIVVACIESWIPFLEKQLRKFEINKVVKIVPGGKSGQESIYKGLCAAEEYAQSQNINNENTTVLIHDGVRPLITEETITDNIKKVEEVGSCITCIPATETLIVKQADGSLEIPSRADSLIARAPQSFRLSDIISAHRRSLEEEKSDFIDSCTMMSHYGYKLGTIIGPMENIKITTPTDFFVLRAMVKVHEDQQIFGL; encoded by the coding sequence ATGAACATAGCAGTAATCTTTGCAGGCGGATCAGGACTAAGAATGCACACAAAGTCGCGTCCTAAGCAGTTTCTTGACCTTAATGGGAAACCTATTATCATCTATACTTTGGAGTTGTTCGACAATCATCCGAACATAGATGCTATCGTTGTAGCGTGTATTGAGAGTTGGATTCCATTCCTTGAAAAGCAACTTCGCAAGTTTGAAATTAACAAAGTAGTAAAGATTGTGCCGGGAGGAAAGTCAGGACAGGAGTCTATCTACAAAGGACTATGTGCGGCAGAGGAATATGCTCAAAGTCAGAATATTAACAATGAGAACACAACTGTCCTCATCCATGATGGCGTTCGACCGCTTATCACAGAGGAAACGATTACGGATAACATCAAGAAAGTAGAAGAGGTTGGAAGTTGTATCACCTGCATTCCTGCAACAGAAACACTTATTGTGAAGCAAGCAGATGGCTCATTAGAGATTCCATCACGTGCAGACTCACTCATTGCCCGTGCTCCACAAAGTTTCCGCTTATCGGATATTATCAGTGCACATAGACGCTCCTTAGAGGAAGAAAAGTCCGATTTCATCGACTCTTGTACGATGATGAGCCATTATGGTTATAAACTTGGGACCATCATTGGACCAATGGAAAACATTAAGATTACAACCCCAACGGACTTCTTTGTATTGCGTGCCATGGTGAAGGTACACGAAGATCAGCAAATATTTGGTTTATAA
- a CDS encoding phosphorylcholine transferase LicD has product MIETFNTGETKESLRQEYNPDGSVLRKAQLRLLDMAIYLQETAKKIGIPCRLDGGNVLGAVRHGGFIPWDDDIDMVVSHKDFKRLCDYLKAHPHPQYVLQDNDTDPGFYKEWACLRDLKSENRSHESQGSVDRRIHEAQKYRGLHVDIFPYEGNMIPWLQRFAAKLSVNVNAKLAGQHPHLAQTSYNLLHNIIFPTFRFFGKIFGKQDLWMHSYGAWFYEQHPRRCMIPHKDIVFEGYTFEGPADVDEFCRIAYGNYMNLPPRDKRDRHKVDVVFK; this is encoded by the coding sequence ATGATTGAAACTTTCAATACAGGAGAGACAAAAGAAAGTCTCCGACAGGAATATAACCCAGACGGTTCTGTGCTCAGAAAAGCACAGTTGAGACTGCTTGATATGGCTATCTACCTGCAGGAGACTGCTAAAAAGATAGGCATTCCCTGCCGTCTTGATGGCGGTAATGTGTTAGGAGCTGTACGCCATGGGGGCTTTATTCCTTGGGATGATGACATAGATATGGTAGTTAGTCATAAGGATTTCAAACGCTTATGCGACTATCTGAAAGCACACCCTCACCCACAATATGTGTTACAAGACAATGATACAGACCCTGGCTTCTATAAAGAGTGGGCATGTTTACGCGATTTGAAAAGTGAAAACCGTAGCCACGAAAGCCAAGGCAGTGTTGACCGAAGAATACACGAAGCACAGAAATACAGAGGTCTACATGTTGACATCTTTCCATACGAAGGTAATATGATTCCTTGGTTACAACGTTTTGCTGCAAAACTATCGGTGAATGTGAATGCAAAATTAGCAGGTCAGCACCCCCATTTAGCACAGACGAGCTATAACCTTTTGCACAACATCATCTTTCCTACGTTCCGCTTTTTCGGCAAAATCTTTGGGAAACAAGATCTCTGGATGCACTCATACGGTGCTTGGTTCTATGAACAGCATCCACGTCGCTGTATGATACCACACAAAGATATCGTTTTTGAGGGCTATACTTTTGAAGGTCCTGCAGACGTTGATGAGTTCTGTCGCATCGCCTACGGGAACTATATGAACCTACCTCCAAGGGATAAGCGTGACAGACATAAGGTAGATGTCGTCTTTAAGTAG
- a CDS encoding T9SS type A sorting domain-containing protein, translating to MFIHNQAPLTYTTTDNPKFSADGMMRNHTGNIRFYENHNRMVHITGVYNSYAALAVPKGFRITKYTIKIKNNLQGSYGRADYDILNGAFDGHLTWGRNLPWYFGEIKEDYIKSNNNPNSIQTHDENATKWEGSPVKLTHDASGQSKTYTLTRGDGTTSLGSVLYFTFIGNHNYIGKGHNVLTGFEYESIEVEYAPDVEFTVSMTPSNVSETNTNLVENGFETQKIDVGEIKKVTKAGKTFLAYVPENIKQMEAKVKLFHESAVENGTWKKKDGTNEKISVVQNDGKIWNALKSGIYYIEGPTKVENNYKDGPTKVVPIGYRITGATFNFSLGKNENYGTKGFKIKGNNNKYLTFNSTQYPTWSTQGTTWEQDSEGYVYTKDASGHYHYLTMSTSTGLPTGTFYATTTQYKTSAYRNWYFDSEGKLYNSLYRTRYYLQAYGNYAVLSYYDRSTFYGKRESAGASYTPQDYTIKVYDKTGKTVYQEVSVTSSASNGSITIDGLNNDAVKFEIANTPGTALVNVDVKMEPLNPYISTADIVCTGAQGEEMTRTFTNAVDFKMGGDLFEYKVPAGFSTPAQGTFTFRNLKSLFADDTYLNCDSHDGKARYSFVGSAYTPVNGKDLYASDYDPNHSYLDKIDVKVAGNKAFIFNNSAELDRNKNTQATLYLTETPFSAAAYSSQGGNFDPQNSIVLMNDTKTLYLFTKDETRYNIAPTHKEQHEAFAYYTTTIKLIPGEYTPKVEWVKIYDKTNYYKTDTDQDNEEAMYGAKITTTAAGFDTEAGNNYGYLTLSQIKNAMTAALGGTNAPTSLDQVLYVDNSQLFSVIGSTNDASTGIMSMNTFRDALAKNAIVYLPYRSAAQATANNVAVAKEGSTSDFTSPVEFKLIDKNPFFAPYDIKLADDKFATYERKMTYNGYGADTYASIVLPFKLTVDANGDHKDDNRGFFEFTVGKMKENGLTYTSTPQNQGTDYQATAQFEKLNAATEANKSYMVRLPRANASNNILFTVREKAALIEKTASNDNFIEDGMINNILNGATANFKSYHTYSGLRMNKADKPNVFYFSYNKFVALRNLRKEVLYLWPFRAAYEFSSSAGAKMFSMFNISFDENNTETTGISDIANEPTLAITTTYNTIIATANKDTDLKIYNAAGQNITRTVVKSGETRTFSVPTGLYIINGKKITVK from the coding sequence ATGTTTATTCACAATCAGGCGCCACTTACTTACACCACAACAGATAACCCAAAATTTTCTGCTGATGGTATGATGCGTAACCATACTGGTAACATTCGTTTCTATGAGAATCATAACCGTATGGTACACATTACTGGTGTGTACAACTCTTATGCAGCCTTAGCTGTGCCTAAGGGATTCCGTATTACAAAGTACACGATTAAAATCAAGAACAACCTGCAAGGTAGCTATGGAAGAGCTGATTATGATATTCTTAATGGAGCATTTGATGGACACCTAACATGGGGACGAAACCTCCCTTGGTACTTTGGTGAAATCAAAGAAGATTATATCAAGTCGAATAACAATCCAAATTCTATCCAAACACATGATGAGAATGCTACAAAATGGGAAGGAAGTCCTGTAAAACTAACTCATGATGCAAGCGGACAGTCAAAGACATACACACTCACTCGAGGTGATGGAACAACCAGCCTTGGATCTGTTTTGTATTTTACCTTTATTGGAAACCATAATTATATCGGTAAGGGACATAATGTCCTCACAGGTTTTGAATACGAGTCTATCGAAGTAGAATATGCTCCAGACGTAGAGTTCACTGTCTCTATGACTCCTTCAAACGTTTCTGAAACCAATACCAACTTAGTTGAGAATGGTTTTGAAACTCAAAAAATTGATGTCGGAGAAATTAAGAAGGTAACAAAGGCTGGTAAAACTTTCTTAGCTTATGTACCAGAGAACATTAAGCAAATGGAGGCTAAGGTAAAGCTCTTCCATGAGTCTGCTGTTGAAAATGGAACATGGAAGAAGAAAGATGGTACTAATGAGAAGATTTCTGTTGTTCAGAACGACGGAAAGATTTGGAATGCTTTGAAGAGTGGTATTTACTACATCGAAGGTCCTACAAAGGTTGAAAACAACTATAAAGATGGTCCTACAAAGGTCGTTCCTATTGGTTATCGTATCACTGGTGCTACCTTTAACTTCTCATTAGGTAAGAATGAGAACTATGGAACAAAAGGATTTAAGATTAAGGGAAATAACAACAAATATCTAACCTTTAACAGCACACAATATCCTACATGGAGTACACAAGGTACGACATGGGAGCAAGATTCTGAAGGTTACGTTTACACCAAAGATGCATCTGGACATTACCATTACCTTACTATGAGTACTAGTACTGGTTTACCAACTGGTACTTTTTACGCTACTACTACACAATATAAAACAAGTGCTTATAGAAACTGGTACTTCGATAGTGAGGGAAAACTTTACAACTCACTCTATAGAACAAGATACTACTTACAGGCTTATGGAAATTATGCCGTTCTTTCTTACTATGACCGATCAACTTTCTACGGAAAGCGTGAGTCTGCCGGTGCAAGCTACACACCACAGGACTACACTATAAAGGTGTATGACAAGACGGGTAAAACTGTTTATCAGGAAGTGTCAGTTACTTCATCTGCTTCAAATGGTTCTATTACCATTGATGGTCTTAACAACGATGCTGTTAAGTTTGAGATTGCAAACACACCTGGTACAGCCTTGGTAAATGTAGATGTAAAGATGGAGCCATTGAACCCTTATATCAGTACAGCCGATATCGTCTGCACAGGTGCGCAGGGTGAGGAAATGACTCGTACCTTTACAAATGCTGTCGACTTTAAGATGGGTGGTGACCTGTTTGAATATAAGGTACCTGCAGGTTTCTCTACACCAGCACAGGGTACATTTACATTCCGTAACTTGAAGTCACTCTTTGCTGACGACACTTATCTGAACTGTGATTCACACGATGGTAAGGCTCGTTATAGTTTCGTAGGTTCTGCTTATACTCCTGTAAACGGCAAAGATTTGTATGCAAGTGATTATGATCCAAATCATAGTTACTTAGATAAGATTGATGTTAAGGTAGCTGGTAATAAAGCATTCATCTTCAATAACTCTGCAGAACTTGATCGTAACAAAAACACGCAAGCTACACTGTATCTCACTGAAACTCCATTTAGTGCCGCTGCTTATAGTTCACAGGGTGGTAACTTCGACCCACAGAATTCTATCGTGCTAATGAACGATACAAAGACGCTCTACCTCTTCACAAAGGATGAGACTCGTTATAACATTGCACCAACTCATAAGGAACAGCACGAGGCTTTCGCTTACTACACTACAACCATCAAGTTGATTCCTGGCGAGTACACCCCAAAGGTTGAATGGGTTAAAATCTACGACAAGACCAACTACTATAAGACTGACACAGATCAGGACAATGAGGAGGCTATGTATGGTGCGAAGATTACCACAACAGCTGCTGGCTTTGACACCGAAGCAGGTAACAACTATGGTTATCTAACACTGAGCCAGATTAAAAATGCAATGACTGCAGCACTTGGTGGAACTAATGCACCTACATCACTTGATCAAGTACTCTACGTAGACAACTCTCAGCTGTTTAGCGTTATTGGTAGTACAAACGATGCTTCAACAGGTATCATGAGCATGAATACATTCCGTGATGCATTGGCAAAGAATGCTATCGTTTACCTCCCTTATCGTTCTGCTGCGCAGGCTACAGCTAACAACGTTGCTGTTGCAAAGGAAGGAAGTACATCAGACTTTACATCACCAGTAGAGTTCAAGCTCATTGATAAGAATCCATTCTTTGCACCATACGATATCAAGTTGGCTGACGACAAGTTTGCTACCTACGAGCGTAAGATGACTTACAATGGTTATGGTGCAGATACTTATGCTTCTATCGTACTTCCATTCAAGCTCACTGTTGACGCTAATGGTGACCACAAGGATGATAATCGTGGCTTCTTTGAGTTTACAGTTGGTAAGATGAAGGAGAATGGTTTGACCTATACCAGCACTCCGCAGAATCAGGGAACAGACTATCAGGCTACTGCTCAGTTCGAGAAGCTCAACGCTGCAACTGAAGCAAATAAGTCTTACATGGTACGACTCCCACGTGCAAATGCTTCAAACAACATCCTCTTCACTGTACGTGAGAAGGCTGCCCTCATTGAAAAGACCGCATCAAATGATAATTTCATTGAGGATGGAATGATTAACAACATACTTAATGGCGCAACAGCTAACTTCAAGAGCTACCATACCTATTCAGGTTTACGCATGAACAAGGCTGATAAACCAAATGTATTCTACTTCTCTTACAATAAGTTCGTTGCATTGCGCAACCTTCGTAAGGAAGTTCTCTACCTCTGGCCATTCCGTGCAGCTTATGAGTTCAGTAGCTCTGCTGGTGCTAAGATGTTCAGCATGTTCAATATAAGTTTCGATGAGAACAACACTGAAACTACTGGTATTTCAGACATCGCCAATGAACCAACATTAGCTATCACAACGACCTATAACACCATTATTGCAACAGCTAATAAGGACACTGATCTGAAGATATACAATGCTGCAGGACAGAACATCACAAGAACCGTTGTAAAGTCTGGAGAAACTCGTACATTCTCTGTTCCAACTGGCTTGTATATTATTAATGGAAAGAAGATAACTGTAAAGTAA
- a CDS encoding lipopolysaccharide biosynthesis protein, with product MEKETLKEKTAKGLFWGALNNGTMQLLNIVIGIFLARLLTPADYGLVGMLAVFTAIAGALQESGFTAALANMERPTDNDYNSVFWFSAIMGWISYTTLFFSAPLIAAFFHHPELISLSRFVFVSLLFSSLGTAPAAYLFKNMMVKETALLRITCLFISGVVGIILALKGYAYWSLAWQQVLYISLTSLWRFFIIPWRPSFRIDFTPVKKMFSFSYKILVTTIVNTISQNILTFIFGRLYSAKVVGNFSQAFKWDTMASTFVSGTVSQVAQPVLVEVNKDPERQVNVFRKMLRFTAFLVFPAMFGLAMISHEFIILLISDKWIESIPLLRILCISGAFLPFYTMYQNLILSRGKSVVYMWCTIALIIVQIVFVIGCYQQGVLFMVSAYTIVTVLWLFVWQFFAGRETGLRLFDVLKDISPYLLASVAVMVITYFATSFIHNLLLLLIVRILMAAVLYFFIMKWAGSQLLVECMNYLRRRK from the coding sequence ATGGAAAAAGAAACACTCAAGGAGAAAACAGCCAAAGGACTCTTTTGGGGTGCATTGAACAATGGTACAATGCAGCTCTTGAATATTGTCATTGGAATCTTTTTGGCACGTCTGCTCACACCAGCTGACTATGGATTGGTAGGAATGTTAGCTGTGTTTACAGCGATTGCAGGGGCATTGCAGGAAAGTGGGTTTACTGCAGCACTTGCTAATATGGAGCGTCCAACGGATAATGATTATAACTCTGTCTTTTGGTTTAGTGCTATAATGGGTTGGATTTCATATACAACCCTCTTCTTTTCAGCCCCTTTGATTGCAGCTTTCTTTCATCATCCAGAGCTTATCAGTCTATCCCGTTTCGTCTTTGTATCATTGCTTTTCTCCTCATTAGGTACGGCTCCTGCAGCTTATCTTTTCAAAAATATGATGGTCAAAGAGACTGCTCTGCTGCGTATCACCTGCCTTTTTATCTCGGGTGTGGTAGGAATTATCTTAGCTTTAAAGGGTTATGCTTATTGGAGTTTGGCTTGGCAGCAAGTGCTTTATATCAGTCTTACGAGTCTGTGGCGTTTCTTTATCATTCCTTGGCGACCCTCTTTTCGCATTGACTTTACCCCTGTAAAGAAGATGTTTTCCTTTAGTTATAAGATTCTTGTGACGACGATTGTCAATACGATTAGTCAGAATATTCTAACCTTTATCTTCGGTCGTTTATATTCTGCAAAGGTAGTGGGAAACTTCTCTCAAGCCTTCAAGTGGGATACAATGGCAAGCACCTTTGTGTCTGGAACGGTGTCGCAGGTAGCGCAACCAGTGCTTGTCGAGGTGAACAAAGACCCAGAAAGGCAGGTGAATGTGTTCCGTAAGATGCTTCGTTTTACGGCATTCTTAGTCTTTCCTGCTATGTTTGGATTGGCGATGATATCGCACGAATTTATCATTCTTCTTATATCAGATAAATGGATAGAGAGTATTCCTTTGCTACGAATCCTCTGTATTAGCGGTGCTTTTTTACCATTCTACACGATGTATCAAAATCTTATCCTTAGTCGTGGTAAGTCTGTTGTTTATATGTGGTGTACGATAGCTTTAATCATTGTACAGATAGTCTTTGTGATTGGTTGCTATCAGCAGGGAGTTTTGTTTATGGTAAGTGCTTATACTATTGTAACCGTCTTATGGCTCTTTGTATGGCAGTTCTTTGCCGGAAGAGAGACGGGTTTGCGCCTTTTTGATGTTCTGAAAGATATTAGTCCTTACCTTTTAGCATCGGTAGCAGTAATGGTCATCACTTATTTTGCAACCTCTTTCATTCATAATCTCCTCTTACTATTGATTGTCAGAATCCTTATGGCAGCTGTGCTTTACTTCTTTATCATGAAGTGGGCAGGCTCGCAGTTACTCGTGGAGTGTATGAACTATCTGCGTCGTCGTAAATGA
- a CDS encoding serine acetyltransferase, which translates to MNPFVQGVILTASSLRLIPHILLYKLNSGKIDDDLLQVQDRKRGVCNFVKVMTRERTFRNLFYYRIGEYMATPIKWLCPGERTLNIWCPSIGKGAHFEHNYATYLNAESIGKNFYCLQLVTLGTGHHEGQEGRPVIGDNVKIMTGATVFGPIRIGNNVTIGAGAVVFKDVPDGCTVVGNPARIVKQA; encoded by the coding sequence ATGAACCCATTTGTTCAAGGCGTAATACTTACCGCGTCCTCCCTAAGGTTGATTCCACATATCCTACTATATAAGTTGAATAGTGGGAAGATTGATGACGACCTGCTACAAGTGCAGGACCGTAAACGTGGGGTATGTAACTTCGTGAAGGTAATGACGCGCGAGCGTACCTTCCGTAATCTTTTCTATTATAGAATAGGTGAATATATGGCAACACCTATTAAATGGCTGTGTCCTGGCGAACGAACATTGAACATCTGGTGCCCCTCTATTGGCAAAGGTGCTCATTTTGAACATAACTATGCTACCTATCTAAATGCCGAAAGCATCGGTAAGAACTTCTATTGTCTTCAGTTAGTAACCTTAGGAACAGGACATCATGAGGGGCAAGAAGGTCGCCCTGTGATAGGTGATAATGTGAAGATAATGACAGGAGCAACGGTTTTTGGACCTATCCGAATTGGTAATAATGTGACGATAGGGGCTGGTGCTGTTGTCTTTAAGGACGTGCCTGATGGCTGTACTGTGGTCGGTAATCCTGCAAGAATAGTAAAACAAGCATAG
- a CDS encoding glycosyltransferase family 2 protein gives MMMEYPKITVVTPSYNQGQFIEATIQSVIGQQYPNLEYLVCDGGSTDETVEILKKYSDKITWWCSEKDKGQSDAINKGMRRATGDIVCWINSDDVLLPGTLHTVAKFYHDHPDTDFANGYTVEIDKEGKIINFTHIVMNHFFFRHGCYNISQPGMFWKREIFDKIGYIDESFHAKMDVEWLIRVYEAGLKVRRINRNLGAIRIYPDTKTAQGGNIWTRDTDALREMYHGKYLPENGKLYRPFFKLYKILDGCMYRNAIRKWQYCGKPVTAYKENL, from the coding sequence ATGATGATGGAATATCCAAAGATAACAGTTGTAACACCTTCCTATAACCAAGGACAGTTCATAGAGGCAACGATACAATCGGTCATCGGACAGCAATATCCTAACTTGGAGTATCTTGTTTGTGATGGTGGATCTACCGATGAAACCGTGGAAATATTGAAGAAGTACTCTGATAAGATTACATGGTGGTGCAGTGAGAAGGACAAGGGACAGAGCGATGCTATCAATAAGGGTATGCGTAGGGCAACAGGTGACATCGTCTGCTGGATTAATAGTGATGATGTACTATTGCCCGGAACATTACATACTGTAGCAAAGTTCTATCATGATCATCCCGATACAGACTTTGCCAATGGCTATACGGTTGAGATTGACAAAGAAGGAAAGATTATCAACTTCACGCATATCGTAATGAATCACTTCTTCTTCCGCCATGGTTGTTATAATATCTCGCAGCCGGGAATGTTCTGGAAGCGTGAGATATTCGATAAAATCGGCTATATTGATGAGTCTTTCCATGCTAAGATGGATGTGGAATGGCTGATAAGAGTATATGAAGCGGGTCTGAAAGTAAGACGTATTAACCGCAACCTTGGTGCTATTCGTATCTATCCTGATACTAAGACAGCACAAGGAGGAAACATTTGGACACGTGATACAGATGCACTTCGTGAGATGTATCATGGTAAGTATTTACCTGAAAATGGAAAATTATACCGTCCTTTCTTCAAACTCTATAAGATATTAGATGGTTGTATGTACCGTAATGCCATAAGAAAATGGCAATATTGTGGTAAACCTGTTACAGCTTACAAAGAGAATCTTTAG
- a CDS encoding DUF6080 domain-containing protein translates to MRNIFAIKRGERLLCLVSFLAFVALNWLMIAYNYGLFTRGGNLGFWGLFFDHYTVSGYDNLSYMTISRWKIYYQLYRHPLLPTFFYPFYLLNHWLMDLTHTNYAIFIVAFFNVLTATYSCLFIYRIFTEVQELRKKDALLLTIFFFSFASILLTSFVPDHFIFSLFFLTMTLYIAGRAMKWEDGRMKAWQTMLLSFFATGITFTNIAKIGLANLFVNGKRTFRIKHFFLAFILPLGALFAIYSYQQTTFVEPDAKLQARVKEKKLKKDQKFAAKYEKQHEFMKSRTGTQVANNRFFEWTDLSSSRTDAIIENLFGESIQLHQEHVLEDVNKSRPIIVRYSSVLNYIAEAMIIILFLGGIIVGRKEKFLQLCMAWFATDIALHIILGFGIIEVYIMGAHWLFVIPIAITYLFKCIRQRRVLIGARLLIATLSLALMIYNLSLIIPFMLRGFVAPH, encoded by the coding sequence ATGCGTAATATCTTTGCTATTAAACGTGGTGAAAGGCTTCTATGCTTGGTGTCATTCCTTGCTTTCGTAGCCCTAAACTGGTTGATGATAGCCTATAACTACGGCTTATTTACCAGAGGAGGGAACCTTGGTTTCTGGGGATTATTCTTTGACCATTACACGGTATCAGGCTATGATAACCTCTCTTATATGACCATATCACGATGGAAGATTTATTATCAGCTCTATCGACATCCCTTACTACCAACGTTTTTCTACCCCTTCTATCTCCTCAACCACTGGCTAATGGACCTTACGCATACAAATTATGCGATATTCATCGTGGCTTTTTTCAATGTATTGACCGCTACCTATAGTTGTCTTTTTATCTATCGAATCTTTACAGAAGTGCAAGAATTAAGGAAGAAAGACGCCCTCTTACTGACGATTTTCTTCTTCTCTTTTGCTTCTATCCTACTGACATCGTTTGTACCTGACCATTTCATCTTCTCGCTTTTCTTCCTAACCATGACACTGTACATTGCTGGAAGAGCGATGAAATGGGAAGATGGGCGCATGAAAGCATGGCAAACAATGCTTTTATCCTTCTTTGCAACGGGTATTACTTTTACCAATATCGCAAAGATTGGCTTAGCTAATTTATTTGTTAACGGCAAGCGTACCTTCCGTATTAAGCACTTCTTCTTAGCCTTTATCCTTCCTCTTGGCGCACTTTTCGCTATCTATTCGTATCAACAAACAACTTTCGTTGAGCCAGATGCCAAACTACAAGCAAGAGTAAAGGAAAAGAAATTAAAGAAAGACCAGAAGTTTGCAGCCAAGTATGAGAAGCAACATGAATTCATGAAGAGCCGTACTGGAACGCAAGTGGCAAACAACAGATTCTTTGAATGGACCGACTTATCAAGTTCGAGAACTGATGCTATCATAGAAAATCTCTTTGGAGAAAGCATACAACTTCACCAAGAACATGTGTTGGAGGATGTAAACAAGTCGCGCCCCATCATTGTCAGATACAGCAGTGTACTCAATTACATAGCTGAAGCCATGATAATAATATTGTTTTTAGGCGGAATCATCGTGGGAAGAAAGGAAAAGTTCCTACAGTTATGTATGGCTTGGTTTGCCACAGACATCGCCCTTCACATCATTCTTGGCTTCGGTATCATCGAGGTTTATATTATGGGTGCACACTGGTTGTTCGTTATTCCGATAGCAATTACTTACTTATTTAAGTGCATCAGACAAAGACGTGTGCTGATAGGTGCAAGACTACTTATCGCCACACTGAGCCTTGCTTTAATGATATATAACCTCAGCCTCATCATTCCTTTCATGCTACGAGGATTTGTTGCACCGCATTAA
- a CDS encoding DUF6080 domain-containing protein: MHILNIFKVKKEECWLVFIMLAVFLTFNILLITSHYHVYTMGAHGGFWSIFTKNFRMSGYDNWSWITISGMRIHFITSRHPLYLTFLYPLYLLNHWLIEVFGHNFAVYFMAAIIVFSAFYAAVFAYRIFREVMELRRFDSTLLTVLLLSFGHILIPSMVPDHFIVSMMFLLMTLYICGKKMKKGELLTAWQSLLLTFFTAGLATSNGAKIFLAGLFTNQKKFFTWKYISIGVILPCLLLIGIQQSQYYLLEVPQKAVISNIEKVKRQKDPKGVEDFYKKRNAWQKTHLGQTMSKESMLDWLDTSTPRTRTLVENFFGESIQLHQRYLLKDVAWDRPVFVAYNWITNYVIEAIMVVLFVLGIIFGCRKRFFQMLLAWFACDITLHLILGFGITEVYIMASGWAFIIPIAYGYLMKGLSHRYRQMLRGLLLVITIFLWVYNGGLTANYLLNL; this comes from the coding sequence ATGCACATACTCAACATATTCAAGGTGAAGAAAGAGGAATGCTGGCTGGTATTTATTATGCTGGCTGTATTCCTCACATTCAACATATTGCTCATCACCAGCCATTATCACGTCTACACAATGGGTGCACATGGCGGTTTTTGGAGCATCTTTACCAAGAATTTCCGTATGTCAGGCTATGATAACTGGTCATGGATTACCATTTCAGGGATGCGTATTCACTTTATAACTTCGCGCCATCCATTGTATCTCACCTTCCTTTATCCGCTTTACTTATTAAACCACTGGCTCATAGAAGTCTTCGGACATAACTTTGCCGTGTATTTCATGGCAGCCATTATCGTATTCTCAGCCTTCTATGCAGCCGTATTCGCCTATCGCATCTTCCGTGAAGTGATGGAATTGAGGAGATTTGACTCAACACTCCTTACCGTACTCCTTCTCTCTTTCGGACACATTCTCATACCGTCAATGGTACCCGATCACTTCATTGTATCAATGATGTTCCTTTTGATGACATTGTATATTTGCGGCAAAAAGATGAAGAAAGGAGAACTTTTAACGGCTTGGCAGTCACTCCTTCTAACCTTTTTCACTGCCGGGCTGGCTACTTCCAACGGTGCTAAAATATTCCTTGCAGGATTATTTACGAACCAAAAGAAGTTCTTTACATGGAAATATATCAGCATTGGAGTCATCCTTCCATGCCTCTTATTGATTGGAATTCAGCAATCACAATACTACCTTTTGGAAGTTCCTCAGAAGGCTGTTATTAGCAATATTGAGAAAGTAAAACGCCAAAAAGACCCAAAGGGGGTGGAAGATTTCTATAAAAAGCGTAATGCTTGGCAGAAGACTCATTTAGGTCAGACCATGTCAAAGGAATCGATGCTTGACTGGCTTGACACCTCAACACCACGTACAAGGACATTGGTAGAGAACTTCTTTGGTGAGTCTATCCAGCTACACCAGCGTTACCTACTAAAAGATGTAGCATGGGACCGTCCTGTTTTCGTCGCCTATAATTGGATAACAAACTACGTGATAGAAGCGATAATGGTCGTACTATTTGTCTTAGGCATTATCTTCGGTTGTCGGAAACGCTTCTTCCAAATGTTGTTAGCGTGGTTTGCCTGCGATATAACCTTGCATCTCATTCTTGGCTTTGGTATAACTGAGGTTTACATCATGGCTTCAGGATGGGCATTCATCATTCCGATAGCCTATGGTTATCTTATGAAAGGACTATCACACAGATATCGCCAAATGTTGCGAGGTCTGCTATTAGTGATTACCATCTTCCTCTGGGTATACAACGGAGGACTAACTGCTAACTATCTACTAAACTTATAG